One Thalassophryne amazonica chromosome 10, fThaAma1.1, whole genome shotgun sequence genomic region harbors:
- the LOC117519306 gene encoding uncharacterized protein LOC117519306 — MYANPVLRTTPQGQLLMGQTKEANRSEIVVAGRARPKGEVLAEATAFVRQSEGDPGDHFLVLAHCKIQFGKYQGQRFWWLLENSLGHAVFLVSSIKGEEEKDNPLSANKHLFLQYMSQIREIREALDVYVRKQAMLQEAQRTSDSGCLMVEFGDFKGKSMKEVFEDPSKEAQALITYLRKAKPRPNTNMAVFKAYVLKRTASAAAHMHITT; from the coding sequence ATGTATGCAAACCCGGTGTTACGAACAACTCCGCAGGGTCAACTCCTCATGGGGCAGACCAAGGAGGCCAACCGGAGTGAGATTGTGGTGGCGGGCAGGGCCAGGCCTAAGGGGGAGGTTCTGGCCGAGGCCACCGCCTTTGTGAGGCAGAGTGAAGGAGACCCTGGGGACCACTTCCTCGTTCTGGCTCACTGCAAGATCCAGTTCGGGAAGTACCAGGGTCAGAGGTTCTGGTGGCTGCTGGAGAACTCACTGGGGCACGCAGTGTTCCTGGTCAGCAGCATAAAGGGAGAGGAGGAAAAGGACAATCCGCTGTCGGCCAATAAGCACCTGTTTCTCCAGTACATGTCCCAGATCAGGGAGATACGGGAGGCTCTGGACGTGTACGTCAGAAAACAGGCCATGTTGCAGGAGGCGCAGAGGACCAGCGACAGCGGATGTCTCATGGTGGAGTTTGGTGACTTCAAGGGCAAGTCTATGAAGGAGGTGTTTGAGGACCCGAGCAAGGAGGCCCAGGCCCTCATCACCTACCTGAGGAAGGCAAAGCCCCGGCCCAACACCAACATGGCCGTCTTCAAGGCCTATGTACTGAAGAGGACGGCATCAGCTGCAGCCCACATGCACATCACCACTTAa
- the LOC117518046 gene encoding BCL-6 corepressor-like protein 1, whose product MEATSLQLFTLNQRTLTQWFNRRENTLELDVLTQGFAHEDRIAVAGSQLPAPREKLEEAPYTSGPLHEFVLPQNRAGQAPKLRPGQRPASASAVRPIAPAALPAPAPLHTLTLLNPGTMVLAPGASEPSAPLVLGPAPASVPTRAPLPARARVLAPASVPAPAPLPTCAPVQSPAPALAPAPVAGPASLPAPVSVPVPVSRFTQRNRRRRAEEEASGTNKRKYVREVAFNKCSKCGEPKSKDFGHSRFGSATFCPSFSGGKSLEQWLAEQRQ is encoded by the exons ATGGAGGCCACATCTCTGCAGCTCTTCACCCTCAACCAGAGGACGCTAACTCAGTG GTTTAATCGGAGGGAGAACACTCTGGAGTTAGATGTCCTTACCCAAGGCTTTGCTCATGAGGACCGCATCGCTGTGGCCGGGTCTCAGCTGCCTGCTCCGAGGGAAAAGCTGGAGGAGGCTCCCTACACATCAGGGCCTCTACACGAGTTTGTCCTGCCTCAAAACAGAGCAGGACAAGCTCCTAAACTGAGACCAGGCCAACGACCTGCGAGTGCCTCAGCTGTGCGGCCCATTGCTCCAGCAGCTCTCCCAGCGCCAGCACCACTGCACACGCTCACCCTGCTCAACCCCGGGACAATGGTGTTGGCCCCAGGTGCAAGTGAGCCGTCAGCACCTCTGGTACTGGGCCCAGCTCCTGCTTCGGTCCCAACTCGTGCTCCTCTCCCAGCTCGTGCTCGGGTCCTGGCTCCTGCTTCTGTCCCGGCTCCTGCTCCTCTCCCAACTTGTGCTCCAGTCCAATCACCTGCTCCTGCCCTGGCTCCTGCTCCTGTTGCTGGTCCTGCTTCACTCCCGGCTCCTGTGTCTGTCCCTGTGCCCGTGTCCCGCTTCACCCAGAGGAACAGGAGGCGCAGGGCCGAGGAGGAGGCCAGTGGGACGAACAAAAGAAAATATGTCCGTGAAGTGGCCTTTAACAAGTGCTCCAAGTGTGGGGAGCCAAAATCCAAAGACTTTGGACACAGCCGCTTTGGCAGTGCTACTTTTTGCCCCAGTTTTTCTGGTGGTAAATCATTGGAGCAGTGGCTCGCTGAACAGAGgcagtaa